DNA from Aliarcobacter skirrowii CCUG 10374:
TCATCTTGAGAGTGAGGAAGTAATCCTTTTTTAAAAAATAGCTCACTTCTAGCTCTTTCGCAATAGTTTAAATAGTTTGCATGATAAACCATATTTCCACAATCTGTATCTTCATAATAAACTCTAATATTCAAGTTAATTCTCCTTTTTATAAACATTTATAATATGTTTAATAAAAAAGATTATATTATCTTCTTTCTTTAATACCCAAATATTCGATATTTCTAAAGAGTATTTTCTTAGATTTAAAACTTTAATATGATAAAATCATATTTTATAAATATAATTTTTAAGGTGTTTTTGTGTCAATTTTTGCTTTACAATCAATCGCAGGTGGATTTTTAGATGAAGATCTACAACATTTTAATAAAAAATTTGATGATTGGTGTATATCATTTGATACTTATGAAGATGCTATGGATGTTGTAAAAACACTTAATAATAAAGAGAATATAGATATTGTAGAGATAACTCCTCTTAGTTATCCTAGATACTTTTTTAGAGAACTTCAAGGAACTGTTTATGCAACAAGACAGATTGAAGATAAAATTATTTGTGTAATAGAGCCTTTTGTTGGCTCTAATTTTAGAATAGCAATATGCGATTTAAAAACAAAAAATGTAAGATTTACAAAAACTCACTATAAAACTGTTCCAAGTGTTGAGGGTGTTTTTGCAAATTTTAAAGATATTTAATTATAACTTTTTATATAGTTTTTTAAAGCTGTAAAATCAACTTTTTGACTAATTTTTATACTTAAATCCATAATATATAGATTTTTTAAATTAAACTTTTCAAGTTTTACAAAATCTTTTTGTGTTGTTACAATTGCAAAATCTCTATAGTTATTCAAAATATTATCTATCTCATCTTTTGTAAAGTTATGATGATCTTCAAAAAATATTGTCTCTATATTTTTTGGTAAAAACTCTAAAAGTCTATTTGGTTTTGAAATTGCTGTTAAAAGAATAGTTTTTTTAGGAAGTTCTACTTCTTTATTCTCTTTTTTTATAGTTACAACTCTTTTAAAATCAATATCCTCTTTTAAAACCAGATTAGCTTTTTTATAAAAACTCTTTGGTTCTCTATAGGCTCCACTTGGTATTAAAAATGAGTTTGTAGGTTCATCTTTTGGTTTTAATAAAATATCAAATTTTTTAATATTATATTTTGAGAAACCATCATCCAAAAATACTATTTTACAGCCTAACTCTTTTGCTTTTTTTATAGCTTTTACTCTATCTTCACTTACTATTATTGTTGCATTTTTTAAAGTTGATGCTAAAAGCATAGCTTCATCACCACTTGTTTTTACATCAACTTTAATTTCACCTTTTAAACTAACTACAAAAAGCCCTTTAGACTCTCTTCCATAACCTCTTAAAATAACGCAAATATCTTTAAAATTTTTAGCTAACTCAATTGTTATTGGAGTCTTTCCACTTCCACCAATAGTTAAGTTTCCAACAGAGATAATTGGTATATTAAAATCTATTTTTGAAGCTTTTAATCTTTTAAATAAAATTACTAAAAGATATATAAAACTAAGTGGCAAAAGCAAATATGATAATATTTTTTGAAAACTATTTGGAAAAAAAAGATAGTTTTCAAGCCATAGAATAAGCTTTTGCTTCAAATTATATCCACTCTTTTGCTACATCAATAACTTGATCACAAATATAATTTACATCTTCATTGCTAAGTCCTGCATATATTGGCAAAGATAATATTTGTTGATAGTTATGCAAAGCATTTGGAAATGCTGTAATTTTTATTGAGTATTTACTTTTATAATAAGATAAAAGATGAAGAGGAATATAGTTTAATGCTGTTGAAACACCTTTTTCTTTTAAGGCTCTTGCAAAAGCATCTCTATTTCTTGATATTTTTATAATATATTGAGTATAAATATGCTCATTTTTATGAGGTAAAATAGTGATATGTTTAATATCTTTTAATCTCTCTTCATATAATTTTGCAATCTCTTTTCTTCTTTTTATAAAACCATCTGTTTTATTTAATTGAGCAATAGCATAAGCAGCATCTAGTTCAGAAATATCAAATTTATGTCCAATATCATCAACATCATAAATATAATCTAAGTTTCCATAACTATCGTATGCTGTTGTAATTGCATGTGTTCTTAAAAGTTTTGCTCTACTAGCTATCTCTTCATTATTTGTAACTAAAACTCCTGAACGGCTAATTGCATATTTTGATGGAGATGGGTTTGTTGAAAATATTGTCATATCAGCACTTAAATTTCCAACTTTTTGACCCTTGTATGTAGTTCCTAATGCAGCTCTACAATCTTCTATTATTAGAATATTGTATTTTTTTGCTATTTCATAAATTTTGTCTAAATTTGGAGCAAGTCCACCAATAAAAGTGATAATCGCTGCGCGTAATTTTTTCGATTTATTTGCAATAATTGCATCTTCAAACTTCTCAATATCTAAATTCATATCCTCTAAATTTATATCTACAAATATAGGTTCTGCATCAAAATGTCTTACAGTCTCTGGTAAGTTTACAAAAGAGTTTACAGACATTAAAACCTTATCGCCTCTTTTTAATCTCATAGAGCTAAGAGCTAAATGAAGAGCCGCTGTTGAAGTTGCTGTTGCAATAGCATACTTTGCTCCAACATACTTAACCATCTTCTCTTCAAACTCTAAAACTTTTGATAAATCATCTTTAGCTTGAAGAACTGACTTTAGCTGATCAATCTCTTCATTATCTAAAGTTGCTTTATATATTGCAATATTTCTCATCTTTACCTCAATTTCTATATTTTAGCAATAATTGGCAATCTTCTTTTGAATTCGTTTATCTTTACTCTTTTTTTAATATTCTCAATAAATTTATCTTCAAATCCAAAATCCAAAAGCTCATCATTGCTTCTATTCTCATCTATCATCTTTTTTAATAAAGAGTCAATTTTAGCATAACTATATCCCAAATCAGCCTCATCACTTTGACCTTCATAAAAATCAGCGCTAGGTGCTTTTTTTACTATACTATCATTCACACCTAAATATTTTGCAAACTCAAACAGATCACTTTTATAAATATCTCCTATTGGATTAATTGCACAAGCCAAATCTCCAAAAATAGTTCCATATCCTAAGAGTAATTCACTCTTATTTGAAGTTCCAACTACCAAAGAGTTTTCTCTTGCACTAATATCATATAAAACTGACATTCTTAATCTTGCACTAAAATTTCCTATTCTAAGGCTATTTTCTTCCATATTTTTTAAATATGCACTTAACATTGGCTCAATTGAAACAATCTCATATTTTATATCAAACTTTTTACAAAGCTCTACTGCATCTTCAACAGAGGCTTTAGATGAGTATTGTGATGGCATTAAAACGCAATTTAAATTATCTTTAAATGCCTCTTTACACAAAACTGCTACAACAGCTGAGTCTAAACCACCTGAAAGTCCTACAACAACTCTTTTTAAACCAGTTTTGTGAATCTCTTCTTTTAAAAAGTTTATTAATTTTTGCTTAATATTTTCATATTTATTCATTTTTAAACCTCAATTTAAGATTATATATCATCTTTCTTTGTTTTTTGATAAATCTCATCTAAATAGCTCTGATTTCCATTTTGTTGCTCAACTTTTTTATCAATTAATCTAAAAATTATATCTTTTAACTCATCTTCACTAAAATAGTTTAAATAGTTAGGATTTATTTGAATAGTATCATCATCTGAACTTTTTAAAAGCTCTTTTATCTCATTTATTAACTCTTCTTTTATATCTATCAACTCTTACTCTTTGTTAAACTTTTTTAAAATCTCATCCAAATATAGCTCCATTTTTTGCTCACCTATATCACACTCACTACTTTTACAACAGCCACATGAACTTCCA
Protein-coding regions in this window:
- a CDS encoding tetraacyldisaccharide 4'-kinase — its product is MKQKLILWLENYLFFPNSFQKILSYLLLPLSFIYLLVILFKRLKASKIDFNIPIISVGNLTIGGSGKTPITIELAKNFKDICVILRGYGRESKGLFVVSLKGEIKVDVKTSGDEAMLLASTLKNATIIVSEDRVKAIKKAKELGCKIVFLDDGFSKYNIKKFDILLKPKDEPTNSFLIPSGAYREPKSFYKKANLVLKEDIDFKRVVTIKKENKEVELPKKTILLTAISKPNRLLEFLPKNIETIFFEDHHNFTKDEIDNILNNYRDFAIVTTQKDFVKLEKFNLKNLYIMDLSIKISQKVDFTALKNYIKSYN
- a CDS encoding DegT/DnrJ/EryC1/StrS family aminotransferase is translated as MRNIAIYKATLDNEEIDQLKSVLQAKDDLSKVLEFEEKMVKYVGAKYAIATATSTAALHLALSSMRLKRGDKVLMSVNSFVNLPETVRHFDAEPIFVDINLEDMNLDIEKFEDAIIANKSKKLRAAIITFIGGLAPNLDKIYEIAKKYNILIIEDCRAALGTTYKGQKVGNLSADMTIFSTNPSPSKYAISRSGVLVTNNEEIASRAKLLRTHAITTAYDSYGNLDYIYDVDDIGHKFDISELDAAYAIAQLNKTDGFIKRRKEIAKLYEERLKDIKHITILPHKNEHIYTQYIIKISRNRDAFARALKEKGVSTALNYIPLHLLSYYKSKYSIKITAFPNALHNYQQILSLPIYAGLSNEDVNYICDQVIDVAKEWI
- a CDS encoding NAD+ synthase; this translates as MNKYENIKQKLINFLKEEIHKTGLKRVVVGLSGGLDSAVVAVLCKEAFKDNLNCVLMPSQYSSKASVEDAVELCKKFDIKYEIVSIEPMLSAYLKNMEENSLRIGNFSARLRMSVLYDISARENSLVVGTSNKSELLLGYGTIFGDLACAINPIGDIYKSDLFEFAKYLGVNDSIVKKAPSADFYEGQSDEADLGYSYAKIDSLLKKMIDENRSNDELLDFGFEDKFIENIKKRVKINEFKRRLPIIAKI